From Arvicanthis niloticus isolate mArvNil1 chromosome 22, mArvNil1.pat.X, whole genome shotgun sequence, the proteins below share one genomic window:
- the Tmcc3 gene encoding transmembrane and coiled-coil domain protein 3 isoform X1, which translates to MLELGRVSACLCVQSATAGRQVREPCWFCCSRFILWRLVERHDMNTLSLPLNIRRGGSDTNLNFDVPDGILDFHKVKLNADSLKQKILKVTEQIKIEQTSRDGNVAEYLKLVSSADKQQAGRIKQVFEKKNQKSAHSIAQLQKKLEQYHRKLREIEQNGATRSSKDISKDSVKEIHHSLKDAHVKARTAPHCLESSKSSMPGVSLTPPVFVFNKSREFANLIRNKFGSADNIAHLKNSLEEFRPEASPRAYGGSATIVNKPKYGSDDECSSGTSGSADSNGNQSFGTGGASTMDSQGKLAMIIEELREIKVTQTQLAEDIEALKVQFKREYGFISQTLQEERYRYERLEDQLHDLTELHQHETANLKQELASAEEKVAYQAYERSRDIQEALESCQTRISKLELHQQEQQTLQTDAVNAKVLLGKCINVVLAFMTVILVCVSTLAKFVSPMMKSRSHILGTFFAVTLLAIFCKNWDHILCAIERIIIPR; encoded by the exons gtggaACGCCATGACATGAATACCCTCAGTCTACCCCTGAACATTCGCCGAGGGGGGTCAGACACCAACCTCAACTTCGACGTCCCAGATGGCATCCTGGATTTCCACAAGGTCAAACTCAACGCAGACAGCCTGAAACAAAAAATCTTAAAGGTGACGGAGCAGATAAAAATCGAGCAGACGTCCCGAGACGGGAACGTTGCCGAGTATCTGAAATTGGTCAGCAGTGCGGACAAGCAGCAGGCTGGGCGCATCAAGCAGGTCTTTGAGAAGAAGAACCAGAAGTCAGCCCACTCCATCGCCCAGCTGCAGAAGAAGTTGGAGCAGTATCACAGAAAGCTCAGGGAAATTGAACAGAATGGAGCCACCAGAAGCTCAAAGGACATTTCTAAAGACAGCGTGAAGGAAATACACCACTCTCTGAAGGACGCCCACGTGAAAGCTCGAACTGCTCCCCACTGCCTGGAGAGCAGTAAGTCGAGCATGCCAGGGGTATCCCTCACGCCCCCCGTGTTTGTCTTCAATAAGTCCAGAGAGTTTGCCAACTTGATCCGGAATAAGTTTGGCAGTGCAGACAACATCGCTCACTTGAAGAATTCCCTAGAAGAGTTCAGGCCCGAAGCCAGCCCCAGGGCTTACGGTGGAAGCGCTACCATCGTGAACAAGCCCAAGTACGGCAGCGATGACGAATGTTCTAGTGGTACATCTGGCTCAGCTGACAGCAATGGGAACCAGTCCTTTGGGACTGGTGGGGCCAGCACCATGGACAGCCAGGGGAAGCTTGCCATGATCATAGAGGAGCTGAGGGAGATCAAGGTTACTCAAACCCAGCTGGCAGAGGACATCGAGGCACTGAAGGTGCAGTTTAAGAGAGAATATGGCTTTATCTCTCAGACTCTGCAAGAGGAGAGATACAG GTATGAGCGACTTGAAGACCAGCTCCATGACCTGACAGAGCTGCATCAGCATGAGACAGCCAACCTGAAGCAGGAGCTAGCCAGTGCAGAGGAGAAGGTGGCCTACCAGGCCTATGAGCGCTCAAGGGACATCCAG GAAGCCTTGGAGTCTTGCCAGACACGCATCTCTAAGCTGGAGCTCCATCAGCAAGAACAGCAGACCCTGCAGACAGATGCCGTGAACGCCAAGGTCCTGCTGGGGAAGTGCATCAATGTGGTTCTGGCCTTCATGACTGTCATCCTGGTGTGCGTGTCCACCCTGGCCAAGTTCGTCTCGCCCATGATGAAGAGTCGTTCCCACATCCTTGGCACCTTCTTTGCTGTGACTCTTCTCGCAATATTCTGTAAAAACTGGGACCATATCTTGTGTGCCATAGAAAGGATAATCATCCCGAGATGA
- the Tmcc3 gene encoding transmembrane and coiled-coil domain protein 3 isoform X3 encodes MMLMRKEGMKVERHDMNTLSLPLNIRRGGSDTNLNFDVPDGILDFHKVKLNADSLKQKILKVTEQIKIEQTSRDGNVAEYLKLVSSADKQQAGRIKQVFEKKNQKSAHSIAQLQKKLEQYHRKLREIEQNGATRSSKDISKDSVKEIHHSLKDAHVKARTAPHCLESSKSSMPGVSLTPPVFVFNKSREFANLIRNKFGSADNIAHLKNSLEEFRPEASPRAYGGSATIVNKPKYGSDDECSSGTSGSADSNGNQSFGTGGASTMDSQGKLAMIIEELREIKVTQTQLAEDIEALKVQFKREYGFISQTLQEERYRYERLEDQLHDLTELHQHETANLKQELASAEEKVAYQAYERSRDIQEALESCQTRISKLELHQQEQQTLQTDAVNAKVLLGKCINVVLAFMTVILVCVSTLAKFVSPMMKSRSHILGTFFAVTLLAIFCKNWDHILCAIERIIIPR; translated from the exons gtggaACGCCATGACATGAATACCCTCAGTCTACCCCTGAACATTCGCCGAGGGGGGTCAGACACCAACCTCAACTTCGACGTCCCAGATGGCATCCTGGATTTCCACAAGGTCAAACTCAACGCAGACAGCCTGAAACAAAAAATCTTAAAGGTGACGGAGCAGATAAAAATCGAGCAGACGTCCCGAGACGGGAACGTTGCCGAGTATCTGAAATTGGTCAGCAGTGCGGACAAGCAGCAGGCTGGGCGCATCAAGCAGGTCTTTGAGAAGAAGAACCAGAAGTCAGCCCACTCCATCGCCCAGCTGCAGAAGAAGTTGGAGCAGTATCACAGAAAGCTCAGGGAAATTGAACAGAATGGAGCCACCAGAAGCTCAAAGGACATTTCTAAAGACAGCGTGAAGGAAATACACCACTCTCTGAAGGACGCCCACGTGAAAGCTCGAACTGCTCCCCACTGCCTGGAGAGCAGTAAGTCGAGCATGCCAGGGGTATCCCTCACGCCCCCCGTGTTTGTCTTCAATAAGTCCAGAGAGTTTGCCAACTTGATCCGGAATAAGTTTGGCAGTGCAGACAACATCGCTCACTTGAAGAATTCCCTAGAAGAGTTCAGGCCCGAAGCCAGCCCCAGGGCTTACGGTGGAAGCGCTACCATCGTGAACAAGCCCAAGTACGGCAGCGATGACGAATGTTCTAGTGGTACATCTGGCTCAGCTGACAGCAATGGGAACCAGTCCTTTGGGACTGGTGGGGCCAGCACCATGGACAGCCAGGGGAAGCTTGCCATGATCATAGAGGAGCTGAGGGAGATCAAGGTTACTCAAACCCAGCTGGCAGAGGACATCGAGGCACTGAAGGTGCAGTTTAAGAGAGAATATGGCTTTATCTCTCAGACTCTGCAAGAGGAGAGATACAG GTATGAGCGACTTGAAGACCAGCTCCATGACCTGACAGAGCTGCATCAGCATGAGACAGCCAACCTGAAGCAGGAGCTAGCCAGTGCAGAGGAGAAGGTGGCCTACCAGGCCTATGAGCGCTCAAGGGACATCCAG GAAGCCTTGGAGTCTTGCCAGACACGCATCTCTAAGCTGGAGCTCCATCAGCAAGAACAGCAGACCCTGCAGACAGATGCCGTGAACGCCAAGGTCCTGCTGGGGAAGTGCATCAATGTGGTTCTGGCCTTCATGACTGTCATCCTGGTGTGCGTGTCCACCCTGGCCAAGTTCGTCTCGCCCATGATGAAGAGTCGTTCCCACATCCTTGGCACCTTCTTTGCTGTGACTCTTCTCGCAATATTCTGTAAAAACTGGGACCATATCTTGTGTGCCATAGAAAGGATAATCATCCCGAGATGA
- the Tmcc3 gene encoding transmembrane and coiled-coil domain protein 3 isoform X2: MPGSDTALTVDRTYSDPGRHHRCKSRVERHDMNTLSLPLNIRRGGSDTNLNFDVPDGILDFHKVKLNADSLKQKILKVTEQIKIEQTSRDGNVAEYLKLVSSADKQQAGRIKQVFEKKNQKSAHSIAQLQKKLEQYHRKLREIEQNGATRSSKDISKDSVKEIHHSLKDAHVKARTAPHCLESSKSSMPGVSLTPPVFVFNKSREFANLIRNKFGSADNIAHLKNSLEEFRPEASPRAYGGSATIVNKPKYGSDDECSSGTSGSADSNGNQSFGTGGASTMDSQGKLAMIIEELREIKVTQTQLAEDIEALKVQFKREYGFISQTLQEERYRYERLEDQLHDLTELHQHETANLKQELASAEEKVAYQAYERSRDIQEALESCQTRISKLELHQQEQQTLQTDAVNAKVLLGKCINVVLAFMTVILVCVSTLAKFVSPMMKSRSHILGTFFAVTLLAIFCKNWDHILCAIERIIIPR; encoded by the exons gtggaACGCCATGACATGAATACCCTCAGTCTACCCCTGAACATTCGCCGAGGGGGGTCAGACACCAACCTCAACTTCGACGTCCCAGATGGCATCCTGGATTTCCACAAGGTCAAACTCAACGCAGACAGCCTGAAACAAAAAATCTTAAAGGTGACGGAGCAGATAAAAATCGAGCAGACGTCCCGAGACGGGAACGTTGCCGAGTATCTGAAATTGGTCAGCAGTGCGGACAAGCAGCAGGCTGGGCGCATCAAGCAGGTCTTTGAGAAGAAGAACCAGAAGTCAGCCCACTCCATCGCCCAGCTGCAGAAGAAGTTGGAGCAGTATCACAGAAAGCTCAGGGAAATTGAACAGAATGGAGCCACCAGAAGCTCAAAGGACATTTCTAAAGACAGCGTGAAGGAAATACACCACTCTCTGAAGGACGCCCACGTGAAAGCTCGAACTGCTCCCCACTGCCTGGAGAGCAGTAAGTCGAGCATGCCAGGGGTATCCCTCACGCCCCCCGTGTTTGTCTTCAATAAGTCCAGAGAGTTTGCCAACTTGATCCGGAATAAGTTTGGCAGTGCAGACAACATCGCTCACTTGAAGAATTCCCTAGAAGAGTTCAGGCCCGAAGCCAGCCCCAGGGCTTACGGTGGAAGCGCTACCATCGTGAACAAGCCCAAGTACGGCAGCGATGACGAATGTTCTAGTGGTACATCTGGCTCAGCTGACAGCAATGGGAACCAGTCCTTTGGGACTGGTGGGGCCAGCACCATGGACAGCCAGGGGAAGCTTGCCATGATCATAGAGGAGCTGAGGGAGATCAAGGTTACTCAAACCCAGCTGGCAGAGGACATCGAGGCACTGAAGGTGCAGTTTAAGAGAGAATATGGCTTTATCTCTCAGACTCTGCAAGAGGAGAGATACAG GTATGAGCGACTTGAAGACCAGCTCCATGACCTGACAGAGCTGCATCAGCATGAGACAGCCAACCTGAAGCAGGAGCTAGCCAGTGCAGAGGAGAAGGTGGCCTACCAGGCCTATGAGCGCTCAAGGGACATCCAG GAAGCCTTGGAGTCTTGCCAGACACGCATCTCTAAGCTGGAGCTCCATCAGCAAGAACAGCAGACCCTGCAGACAGATGCCGTGAACGCCAAGGTCCTGCTGGGGAAGTGCATCAATGTGGTTCTGGCCTTCATGACTGTCATCCTGGTGTGCGTGTCCACCCTGGCCAAGTTCGTCTCGCCCATGATGAAGAGTCGTTCCCACATCCTTGGCACCTTCTTTGCTGTGACTCTTCTCGCAATATTCTGTAAAAACTGGGACCATATCTTGTGTGCCATAGAAAGGATAATCATCCCGAGATGA
- the Tmcc3 gene encoding transmembrane and coiled-coil domain protein 3 isoform X4, whose product MNTLSLPLNIRRGGSDTNLNFDVPDGILDFHKVKLNADSLKQKILKVTEQIKIEQTSRDGNVAEYLKLVSSADKQQAGRIKQVFEKKNQKSAHSIAQLQKKLEQYHRKLREIEQNGATRSSKDISKDSVKEIHHSLKDAHVKARTAPHCLESSKSSMPGVSLTPPVFVFNKSREFANLIRNKFGSADNIAHLKNSLEEFRPEASPRAYGGSATIVNKPKYGSDDECSSGTSGSADSNGNQSFGTGGASTMDSQGKLAMIIEELREIKVTQTQLAEDIEALKVQFKREYGFISQTLQEERYRYERLEDQLHDLTELHQHETANLKQELASAEEKVAYQAYERSRDIQEALESCQTRISKLELHQQEQQTLQTDAVNAKVLLGKCINVVLAFMTVILVCVSTLAKFVSPMMKSRSHILGTFFAVTLLAIFCKNWDHILCAIERIIIPR is encoded by the exons ATGAATACCCTCAGTCTACCCCTGAACATTCGCCGAGGGGGGTCAGACACCAACCTCAACTTCGACGTCCCAGATGGCATCCTGGATTTCCACAAGGTCAAACTCAACGCAGACAGCCTGAAACAAAAAATCTTAAAGGTGACGGAGCAGATAAAAATCGAGCAGACGTCCCGAGACGGGAACGTTGCCGAGTATCTGAAATTGGTCAGCAGTGCGGACAAGCAGCAGGCTGGGCGCATCAAGCAGGTCTTTGAGAAGAAGAACCAGAAGTCAGCCCACTCCATCGCCCAGCTGCAGAAGAAGTTGGAGCAGTATCACAGAAAGCTCAGGGAAATTGAACAGAATGGAGCCACCAGAAGCTCAAAGGACATTTCTAAAGACAGCGTGAAGGAAATACACCACTCTCTGAAGGACGCCCACGTGAAAGCTCGAACTGCTCCCCACTGCCTGGAGAGCAGTAAGTCGAGCATGCCAGGGGTATCCCTCACGCCCCCCGTGTTTGTCTTCAATAAGTCCAGAGAGTTTGCCAACTTGATCCGGAATAAGTTTGGCAGTGCAGACAACATCGCTCACTTGAAGAATTCCCTAGAAGAGTTCAGGCCCGAAGCCAGCCCCAGGGCTTACGGTGGAAGCGCTACCATCGTGAACAAGCCCAAGTACGGCAGCGATGACGAATGTTCTAGTGGTACATCTGGCTCAGCTGACAGCAATGGGAACCAGTCCTTTGGGACTGGTGGGGCCAGCACCATGGACAGCCAGGGGAAGCTTGCCATGATCATAGAGGAGCTGAGGGAGATCAAGGTTACTCAAACCCAGCTGGCAGAGGACATCGAGGCACTGAAGGTGCAGTTTAAGAGAGAATATGGCTTTATCTCTCAGACTCTGCAAGAGGAGAGATACAG GTATGAGCGACTTGAAGACCAGCTCCATGACCTGACAGAGCTGCATCAGCATGAGACAGCCAACCTGAAGCAGGAGCTAGCCAGTGCAGAGGAGAAGGTGGCCTACCAGGCCTATGAGCGCTCAAGGGACATCCAG GAAGCCTTGGAGTCTTGCCAGACACGCATCTCTAAGCTGGAGCTCCATCAGCAAGAACAGCAGACCCTGCAGACAGATGCCGTGAACGCCAAGGTCCTGCTGGGGAAGTGCATCAATGTGGTTCTGGCCTTCATGACTGTCATCCTGGTGTGCGTGTCCACCCTGGCCAAGTTCGTCTCGCCCATGATGAAGAGTCGTTCCCACATCCTTGGCACCTTCTTTGCTGTGACTCTTCTCGCAATATTCTGTAAAAACTGGGACCATATCTTGTGTGCCATAGAAAGGATAATCATCCCGAGATGA